Proteins found in one Candidatus Nitrosopelagicus brevis genomic segment:
- a CDS encoding AAA family ATPase, which produces MSKLVVCLTGMPGAGKSTIVSKLKEDGYETFSLGDGVRAEAKRQNLEPTGANLGKLMLELREKNGPGAIAELLKESIKESTHQIIIIDGVRSIHEINVLKETGNVKLLAVDAAPDTRFNFLRERKRSDDPLTREKFEERDNREIGVGLKEIIELADESIENNNVTINQMVESATKIFQKWIE; this is translated from the coding sequence GTGTCAAAACTAGTTGTATGTTTAACCGGAATGCCTGGAGCTGGAAAATCAACTATTGTCTCAAAACTAAAAGAAGATGGCTATGAAACTTTTAGTCTTGGTGATGGTGTTAGAGCAGAAGCTAAAAGACAAAATTTAGAACCTACAGGAGCAAATTTAGGAAAACTGATGTTAGAGCTACGTGAAAAAAATGGACCAGGAGCTATTGCTGAATTACTTAAAGAATCAATTAAAGAATCAACTCATCAAATCATAATCATTGATGGTGTACGTTCCATACATGAAATCAATGTTTTAAAAGAAACTGGGAATGTGAAATTATTAGCTGTAGATGCAGCTCCTGATACAAGATTCAATTTTTTACGTGAACGTAAAAGATCAGACGATCCATTAACAAGAGAAAAATTTGAAGAGCGTGATAATCGAGAAATTGGAGTTGGATTAAAAGAAATTATTGAACTTGCTGATGAATCTATAGAAAATAACAATGTGACGATCAATCAAATGGTAGAATCAGCCACTAAAATTTTTCAAAAGTGGATAGAATAA
- the cca gene encoding CCA tRNA nucleotidyltransferase: protein MKNDIIKKSKQIAIPNNVQRKKVDKIANQVFSLVNKEAKKQKAVVSVHFGGSYAKETWTPEKIDIDIFVKFKKTTSEKNFEKVGKKIGFDSLKKFKPYVRYSEHPFVEADIDGVGVNVVPCYDIKKGEWKSAADRSTFHTEFMSEKLTGSMKDDIRILKCFLKINGMYGAEIAKQGFSGYVCEVLVYYLGSFENVLKKISKIKNNEMIGESPRKFESPIVIIDPIDRNRNLGAAISIQNVTNFILIARNFLKKSSLSYFKEKSKDKIPVELAKNTLVVNFKYKKRSDDIIYGQIKRAATSIESQITKEGFNVLRSDAVAYDESKASLLFLLESLTISKNEIRTGPDVFSGDFSTKFIEINSKKSKLMWADKDGKLQSLQTRRYENAKSYLTDLIKNHIGESGIPKGLRTDFKNGFKIANGKDKQNKSVKKSISKMITTDDTTFSAN from the coding sequence ATGAAAAATGATATTATAAAAAAATCAAAACAAATAGCAATTCCAAATAATGTACAAAGAAAAAAAGTCGATAAGATTGCAAATCAGGTTTTTAGTCTCGTAAATAAAGAAGCTAAAAAGCAAAAAGCAGTTGTCTCAGTTCATTTTGGAGGTTCATATGCAAAAGAAACCTGGACCCCAGAAAAAATTGATATTGATATTTTTGTAAAATTTAAAAAAACAACTTCAGAGAAAAATTTTGAAAAAGTTGGTAAAAAAATCGGGTTTGATTCTCTTAAAAAATTCAAACCGTATGTAAGATATTCTGAACATCCATTTGTTGAAGCTGATATTGATGGAGTAGGAGTAAACGTTGTACCATGTTATGATATTAAAAAAGGTGAATGGAAAAGTGCAGCAGATAGATCTACGTTCCATACTGAGTTTATGAGTGAAAAATTAACTGGTTCAATGAAAGATGATATTAGAATTTTGAAATGTTTTTTAAAAATTAATGGAATGTATGGTGCAGAAATTGCAAAACAAGGATTTAGTGGATACGTCTGTGAGGTTTTAGTCTATTATTTAGGAAGTTTTGAAAATGTGTTAAAGAAAATTTCAAAGATAAAAAATAATGAAATGATAGGGGAATCGCCAAGAAAATTTGAGTCTCCTATAGTCATCATTGACCCAATAGACAGGAATAGAAACTTGGGTGCGGCAATATCAATTCAAAATGTTACCAATTTCATTTTAATTGCTAGAAATTTCTTAAAGAAAAGTTCTTTATCATACTTTAAGGAAAAATCAAAAGACAAAATTCCTGTAGAATTGGCAAAAAATACACTAGTTGTAAACTTCAAGTACAAAAAAAGAAGTGATGATATTATTTATGGACAAATCAAGAGGGCTGCAACTTCAATTGAATCTCAAATTACTAAAGAAGGATTCAATGTTTTGAGAAGTGATGCTGTTGCGTATGATGAGAGTAAAGCTAGTTTGTTATTCCTTTTAGAATCATTAACTATTTCAAAAAATGAAATTAGAACTGGCCCTGATGTGTTTTCTGGAGATTTTTCAACTAAATTTATTGAGATTAATTCAAAGAAATCTAAACTAATGTGGGCAGATAAGGATGGAAAATTACAGTCATTACAAACTAGAAGATATGAAAATGCTAAATCATATCTAACTGATTTGATAAAAAATCACATTGGAGAATCTGGAATCCCAAAAGGATTAAGAACAGATTTTAAAAATGGATTTAAAATTGCAAATGGAAAAGACAAACAAAACAAATCTGTTAAAAAGAGTATTTCAAAAATGATAACTACGGATGACACAACGTTTTCAGCAAATTAG
- the thpR gene encoding RNA 2',3'-cyclic phosphodiesterase, with protein MRVFVAIEISKTQILENIKKFQENVKIDAKPTRTDQIHFTLQFLGEVDEILCEKIKKSLNEISFSEFEISLNGVGGFPNLKNPRVIWIGIEKNGAEKLISLAKEVEMKLISLGFEQDKKFKPHLTVFRVKKRIGDVSSIMKDFETTNFGAEMVSKIKLKKSVLSPKGPEYSDLLEVNAK; from the coding sequence ATGAGAGTCTTTGTTGCAATTGAGATTTCTAAAACTCAAATTTTAGAAAATATTAAGAAATTTCAAGAAAATGTGAAGATAGATGCAAAGCCTACAAGAACTGATCAGATTCATTTTACATTACAATTTCTAGGAGAAGTTGATGAAATATTATGTGAAAAAATAAAAAAATCATTGAATGAAATATCTTTTTCTGAATTTGAAATATCTTTGAATGGTGTCGGGGGGTTTCCAAATTTAAAAAACCCGAGAGTAATTTGGATTGGAATTGAAAAAAATGGTGCAGAAAAGCTAATTTCATTAGCAAAAGAAGTAGAAATGAAATTAATTTCATTAGGTTTTGAACAAGATAAAAAATTCAAACCTCACTTGACGGTTTTTAGAGTAAAAAAGCGCATTGGAGATGTTTCATCTATAATGAAAGATTTTGAGACTACAAATTTTGGTGCTGAGATGGTATCAAAAATTAAGTTAAAAAAAAGCGTTTTAAGTCCAAAGGGACCAGAATATTCAGATTTACTGGAGGTTAATGCAAAATGA
- a CDS encoding RIO1 family regulatory kinase/ATPase domain-containing protein gives MTQRFQQISIFEEEPYNKILCFPKVKESEVKKRLNELKKIGVTHVSFTGPLQIEKCHILGKGYVGMVVLAKKNNEIVALKIRRIDSPRENMSNEAKLLQIVNKLDIGPKFIKNSKNFLVMEYIDGEKIIDWAKKTETKSQEVRSVLNNVLRECYLLDDAGLDHGELSTIDKHVIVGKNKNTIIDFESSSTNRKPSNVTGATQGILIGTGLAKIIQKKIKLPPKETIINLIRQYKKNPNLENFEKITIGLKLQTPGRFEKEVSLLRSDKKLGPLIRRIGPCSMRITKNPFQTLVEAIIYQQLSEASATAITKRFLKLYKKFPTPRQVNNTTDKKLKDIGLSGTKINYIKGLSKLIIQKKIDFKKIAKLNDQQVIEELTKIKGIGNWTTQIYLMFCLQRKDVFPVGDLGIQKGIRDLFSLKELPDPKTMEKFSARWKPNRSIACWYIWKSQRINSIG, from the coding sequence ATGACACAACGTTTTCAGCAAATTAGTATATTCGAAGAGGAACCATACAACAAAATTCTATGTTTTCCAAAAGTAAAAGAATCTGAAGTCAAAAAACGCCTTAATGAATTAAAAAAAATAGGCGTTACACATGTTTCATTTACCGGTCCATTACAAATTGAAAAATGTCACATACTTGGAAAAGGCTATGTTGGAATGGTTGTTCTTGCGAAAAAAAACAATGAGATTGTTGCATTAAAAATCAGGAGAATAGATTCGCCAAGAGAGAATATGTCAAATGAAGCTAAATTGCTTCAAATTGTAAACAAATTAGACATCGGTCCAAAATTTATCAAAAATTCAAAAAATTTTTTGGTAATGGAATACATTGACGGTGAAAAAATTATTGATTGGGCGAAGAAAACGGAGACAAAATCTCAAGAAGTTCGTTCTGTTCTGAATAATGTTTTGAGAGAATGTTATCTTTTAGATGATGCAGGATTAGATCATGGAGAATTAAGTACTATAGACAAACATGTGATAGTTGGAAAAAATAAAAATACAATTATAGATTTTGAAAGTTCCAGTACTAACAGAAAACCATCAAATGTAACAGGTGCAACGCAAGGAATCCTAATTGGAACAGGATTAGCTAAAATTATTCAAAAAAAAATAAAATTACCTCCAAAAGAAACCATAATCAATCTAATTCGACAGTACAAGAAAAATCCAAACTTGGAAAATTTTGAGAAAATTACTATAGGTTTGAAACTACAAACCCCAGGTAGATTCGAAAAAGAAGTGTCATTATTACGTTCAGACAAGAAACTTGGACCACTAATCAGAAGAATTGGACCGTGTAGTATGCGAATAACAAAAAATCCGTTTCAAACATTGGTAGAGGCAATAATTTATCAGCAATTATCAGAAGCTTCTGCCACAGCAATCACTAAGAGATTTCTAAAACTTTACAAAAAATTCCCTACACCAAGACAGGTGAATAATACAACTGATAAGAAATTAAAAGACATAGGACTTTCAGGAACAAAAATCAATTACATTAAAGGATTATCAAAGCTAATTATTCAAAAAAAAATAGATTTTAAAAAAATTGCAAAGCTCAATGACCAGCAAGTTATTGAAGAGTTGACAAAAATCAAGGGGATAGGAAATTGGACCACGCAAATTTATCTCATGTTTTGTTTACAAAGAAAAGATGTTTTTCCAGTAGGCGATTTAGGAATACAAAAGGGAATTAGAGATTTATTTTCATTAAAGGAGCTACCAGATCCAAAAACTATGGAAAAATTTTCTGCCAGGTGGAAGCCAAATCGTAGTATTGCATGCTGGTATATTTGGAAGAGTCAGAGAATTAATTCTATAGGTTAA